The following proteins come from a genomic window of Microbacterium sp. SY138:
- a CDS encoding RimK family alpha-L-glutamate ligase, which translates to MKIAVLSRAPQAYSTQRLRAAALQRGHNVKVLNTLRFAIDLTAEEPDLHYRGRQLSDYDAILPRIGNSITYFGTAVVRQFEQMDVYTPNTANGISSARDKLRANQILSRHNIAMPPTAFVRNRADVRPAIERVGGAPVVIKLLEGTQGIGVILAPQVKVAEAIIETLHSTKQNVLIQKFISESRGRDIRALVVGDRVVAAMRRSAAGDEFRSNVHRGGSVEAIELDPVYERAAVRSAQIMGLRVAGVDMLEGDDGPLVMEVNSSPGLQGIETATKLDVAGAIIDYIAGQVAFPEIDVRQRLTVSTGYGVAELMVHGAVDLVGKTLGEAGLWERDITVLTLHRGVSVIPNPRKHVVLEADDRLFCFGKLDEMRSMVPERRRRRAKVRRLPRQPLSE; encoded by the coding sequence GTGAAGATCGCAGTGCTCTCCCGCGCGCCGCAGGCGTACTCCACCCAGCGGCTGCGTGCAGCCGCGCTTCAACGCGGACACAACGTCAAGGTGCTCAACACTCTGCGCTTCGCGATCGATCTCACCGCCGAGGAACCGGACCTGCATTACCGGGGTCGCCAGCTCAGCGACTACGACGCGATCCTCCCGCGCATCGGGAACTCGATCACGTACTTCGGCACGGCCGTCGTGCGCCAGTTCGAGCAGATGGACGTCTACACGCCGAACACGGCGAACGGGATCTCGAGCGCACGTGACAAGCTGCGAGCGAACCAGATCCTCTCGCGCCACAACATCGCGATGCCGCCGACCGCGTTCGTGCGCAACCGCGCCGACGTCCGTCCGGCGATCGAACGCGTGGGCGGGGCTCCGGTCGTGATCAAGCTCCTGGAAGGCACACAGGGGATCGGGGTCATCCTCGCCCCTCAGGTGAAGGTCGCCGAGGCCATCATCGAGACCCTGCACTCCACCAAGCAGAACGTGCTCATCCAGAAGTTCATCTCGGAGAGCCGCGGTCGCGACATCCGGGCGCTGGTCGTCGGTGACCGTGTCGTCGCGGCGATGCGACGATCGGCGGCCGGTGACGAGTTCCGATCCAACGTGCACCGTGGCGGATCGGTCGAGGCCATCGAGCTCGATCCGGTCTATGAGCGTGCGGCCGTGCGCTCGGCCCAGATCATGGGCCTGCGTGTGGCCGGTGTCGACATGCTCGAGGGGGACGACGGCCCGCTCGTCATGGAGGTCAACTCCTCACCCGGGCTGCAGGGCATCGAGACGGCCACCAAGCTCGACGTCGCCGGCGCCATCATCGACTACATCGCCGGTCAGGTCGCCTTCCCCGAGATCGACGTGCGTCAGCGTCTCACCGTCTCGACGGGCTATGGCGTCGCCGAGCTGATGGTCCACGGCGCGGTCGACCTCGTCGGGAAGACCCTGGGGGAGGCCGGGCTCTGGGAACGCGACATCACGGTCCTCACGCTGCACCGAGGAGTCAGTGTCATTCCCAACCCGCGCAAGCACGTCGTCCTGGAAGCCGATGACCGGCTGTTTTGCTTCGGCAAGCTCGACGAGATGCGCTCCATGGTTCCTGAGCGTCGTCGTCGGCGCGCCAAAGTCCGCAGGCTGCCGCGACAGCCTCTCTCCGAGTGA
- a CDS encoding DUF4191 domain-containing protein, translating to MAKRAPEPEKRPGFFSQIKSLFRFTREAYSWLPWAQAAILIGGVLLGLVAGYLIPPFQIWTLVLWGITGLMLGILGALFLMTRLSTSAMYSKIDGMPGATGHVLSTSLGRSWQASETPVGINPKTQEAVYRTIGRGGIVIVGEGARGRLTRLVNEERSKAQRVAHGVPVTVLYVGHGDDEVAIADLSKTIKKLPKAIDKATMAAVIRRVDSVSQSLSSLPIPKGIDPTKVRSQRPR from the coding sequence ATGGCAAAGCGTGCTCCTGAACCCGAAAAGCGTCCTGGGTTCTTCTCCCAGATCAAGTCCCTCTTCCGGTTCACACGTGAGGCATACTCCTGGTTGCCGTGGGCGCAGGCTGCCATCCTCATCGGCGGCGTGCTGCTCGGCCTCGTCGCCGGCTATCTCATCCCGCCCTTCCAGATCTGGACGCTCGTCCTCTGGGGGATCACCGGTCTCATGCTCGGCATCCTCGGTGCCCTGTTCCTGATGACGCGCCTCTCGACCTCCGCCATGTACAGCAAGATCGACGGCATGCCCGGCGCCACCGGACACGTGCTCAGCACGAGCCTCGGGCGCAGCTGGCAGGCATCCGAGACTCCCGTCGGCATCAACCCGAAGACCCAGGAGGCTGTGTACCGCACCATCGGGCGCGGAGGCATCGTCATCGTCGGTGAAGGTGCACGCGGCCGATTGACGCGTCTCGTGAACGAGGAGCGCAGCAAGGCACAGCGTGTCGCGCACGGCGTCCCGGTCACCGTCCTCTACGTCGGTCACGGCGACGACGAGGTGGCGATCGCCGATCTCTCGAAGACGATCAAGAAGCTCCCGAAGGCGATCGACAAGGCCACGATGGCCGCCGTCATCCGCCGCGTGGACTCCGTCTCTCAGTCGCTGTCATCGCTGCCGATCCCGAAGGGCATCGACCCGACCAAGGTGCGCTCCCAGCGTCCTCGTTGA